A stretch of the uncultured Trichococcus sp. genome encodes the following:
- a CDS encoding L-ribulose-5-phosphate 3-epimerase, with protein sequence MTYTLGIYEKSMPGNLSWKEKLSIAKNAGYDFLEMSVDETDEKLARIEWSKQERKELVDAMYEVGLPIRSMCLSGHRKYPLGSHDPLIREKSLEIMEKAIELADDLGIRIIQLAGYDVYYEDGDQQTKEYFIENLQKAVDMASKKGILLGFETMETPFMNTVEKAMEYVNIIQSPYLQVYPDTGNLKNASLSCTNSVFEDIQTGRGHMVAAHLKETIPGHFREIPFGTGHVSFEETIKTMWKEGVRRFVAEFWYTGQENWLEDIQFAHTFLRGKFQKVGH encoded by the coding sequence ATGACTTACACGTTGGGAATCTATGAAAAATCGATGCCGGGCAATCTGAGTTGGAAGGAAAAGCTCTCAATTGCGAAAAATGCCGGCTATGATTTTTTGGAAATGAGTGTCGATGAAACAGACGAGAAACTGGCGCGCATCGAGTGGAGCAAGCAGGAACGGAAAGAACTTGTGGATGCCATGTATGAGGTCGGGCTGCCGATCCGCTCCATGTGCCTCAGCGGCCATCGGAAATATCCGTTGGGTTCCCATGATCCGCTCATCCGTGAAAAAAGTTTGGAGATCATGGAAAAAGCTATCGAATTGGCGGATGATTTGGGAATCCGCATCATCCAATTGGCAGGCTATGACGTCTACTATGAAGATGGTGATCAGCAGACCAAGGAATATTTCATCGAAAATCTGCAGAAAGCCGTCGATATGGCAAGCAAAAAAGGTATTCTGTTGGGATTCGAGACGATGGAAACGCCGTTTATGAACACTGTTGAGAAGGCAATGGAATATGTGAACATCATCCAATCGCCGTATCTACAGGTCTATCCGGACACAGGGAATTTGAAGAACGCTTCCTTGTCCTGCACGAACTCCGTCTTTGAAGATATCCAAACAGGGCGGGGACATATGGTTGCAGCACATCTGAAGGAAACAATCCCGGGTCATTTCCGTGAAATCCCCTTTGGTACGGGACATGTATCTTTCGAGGAAACAATCAAAACGATGTGGAAAGAAGGCGTCCGGCGCTTTGTTGCCGAATTTTGGTATACCGGTCAAGAAAATTGGCTGGAAGACATCCAGTTCGCACACACTTTCTTAAGAGGGAAATTTCAAAAAGTTGGCCATTAA